One Myxococcota bacterium DNA segment encodes these proteins:
- a CDS encoding DUF4360 domain-containing protein gives MKKILLSLAITVLALPSFADDIRLGFPAYNGSGCPAGTASAALSPDAKSLSILFGSFMAQAGPGHTLDRKNCDIAVPVHVPNGLSVSVITVDYRGFNSLPAGAMAQFNAEYFFAGSAGPRYSRNFVGPLASNYLLRNNLIATALTWSPCGQDVNLRAATSVFVRSNTDAFTTVDSADLHAGLIYTLQWRRC, from the coding sequence ATGAAAAAAATATTATTGTCGTTGGCAATCACAGTGCTAGCGTTGCCAAGTTTTGCAGATGACATTCGTCTAGGATTCCCAGCTTATAACGGCTCGGGTTGCCCAGCGGGAACAGCTTCGGCTGCTCTCAGCCCAGATGCTAAATCTTTAAGCATCTTGTTCGGAAGCTTTATGGCTCAAGCCGGTCCAGGGCACACACTTGATCGCAAAAACTGCGATATCGCCGTGCCAGTGCATGTACCAAACGGCCTGAGCGTTTCAGTTATCACCGTTGACTACCGTGGATTCAACAGCCTTCCAGCTGGTGCCATGGCTCAATTCAACGCTGAATACTTCTTTGCAGGATCAGCAGGTCCAAGATACTCCAGAAACTTTGTTGGCCCTTTGGCAAGCAACTACTTGCTTAGAAACAACCTGATCGCTACCGCTTTGACCTGGTCACCTTGCGGTCAAGACGTGAACTTGCGCGCTGCAACCAGCGTATTCGTTCGTAGCAATACAGACGCATTCACCACTGTAGACAGCGCTGATCTTCATGCAGGTCTGATCTACACCCTGCAATGGCGCCGCTGCTAA
- a CDS encoding DUF4360 domain-containing protein has product MKNVLFSLAIAVLSLPSFADDIRLGFPAYNGTGCPNGSASVALSPDAKSLSILFGSFMVQAGPGRPMDRKNCDIAVPVHVPNGLSVSVIAIDYRGFNSLPAGTRSQFNAEYFFAGTRGPAYSKVFMGPTADNYLLRNNLTATATSFSPCGQDVNLRATTSMFVQSNGADAMATVDSADIKAGLVYSLSWRRC; this is encoded by the coding sequence ATGAAAAACGTTCTTTTTTCTTTGGCTATTGCCGTACTTTCACTACCCAGCTTTGCTGATGACATCCGCTTAGGCTTTCCTGCTTACAATGGAACCGGATGCCCCAATGGATCAGCTTCCGTGGCACTTTCACCGGATGCTAAATCGCTAAGCATCTTGTTTGGAAGCTTCATGGTGCAAGCAGGCCCAGGTCGTCCGATGGATCGCAAGAACTGTGATATTGCTGTACCCGTGCATGTTCCAAACGGCCTGAGCGTCTCGGTTATCGCGATCGATTATCGTGGTTTCAACAGCCTACCGGCAGGAACACGATCACAGTTCAATGCTGAATACTTCTTCGCTGGAACCAGAGGCCCAGCGTATTCAAAAGTTTTCATGGGTCCAACAGCTGATAACTATTTGCTGCGTAACAACTTGACTGCAACCGCTACCAGCTTCTCACCATGCGGACAAGACGTGAACCTACGCGCCACCACCAGCATGTTCGTTCAATCAAACGGCGCAGACGCGATGGCTACTGTAGATAGCGCTGACATCAAAGCCGGCCTAGTATACTCGCTATCATGGAGACGCTGCTAA
- the bfr gene encoding bacterioferritin has product MKKNNSPIIDLLNEVLTAELTAINQYFLHAELCEHWGYTKLYQFTRKQSIDEMKHAEQLIERILFLDGLPNIQRLGKISVGETVPEQFKADLKLETEAVDRLKPGIELCRAQHDPISAVLLESILASEEAHVDFLGKQLDLIAAVGEANYLAQQIIVG; this is encoded by the coding sequence ATGAAAAAGAACAATTCGCCAATTATTGACCTATTAAACGAGGTTTTAACGGCTGAGTTAACCGCCATTAACCAGTATTTCCTGCACGCAGAGCTCTGTGAGCACTGGGGATACACCAAACTGTATCAATTTACGCGCAAGCAATCGATCGATGAAATGAAGCATGCAGAGCAGCTGATCGAACGTATTCTCTTTTTAGATGGTCTGCCTAACATCCAGCGCTTAGGCAAAATAAGTGTTGGAGAAACAGTTCCGGAGCAGTTTAAGGCTGATTTGAAGTTAGAGACCGAAGCTGTTGATAGGCTTAAACCAGGGATCGAACTCTGCAGAGCACAGCATGATCCCATTAGCGCAGTGTTACTGGAGTCCATTTTGGCATCCGAAGAAGCCCATGTGGATTTTTTGGGCAAGCAGCTTGATCTGATCGCTGCCGTTGGTGAGGCCAATTATCTGGCTCAACAGATCATAGTCGGTTAA
- a CDS encoding (2Fe-2S)-binding protein, producing the protein MIVCLCSGSSESEIICHIQNGAYTLELIQEACGAGGGCQSCHLEISSLLADEKSCAMTRGAGAPHEKEQFANY; encoded by the coding sequence ATGATAGTTTGCCTTTGCTCAGGATCCTCAGAAAGTGAGATTATTTGCCATATCCAAAATGGCGCTTATACCCTTGAATTAATACAGGAAGCTTGCGGTGCCGGAGGCGGTTGTCAGAGCTGTCATTTAGAGATTTCTTCTTTACTTGCCGATGAAAAATCGTGTGCTATGACCAGGGGCGCAGGAGCCCCGCATGAAAAAGAACAATTCGCCAATTATTGA
- the rpsL gene encoding 30S ribosomal protein S12, translating to MPTINQLVRKGREKVKERSNAPHLEECPQKRGVCTRVYTTTPKKPNSALRKVARVRLTNGMEVTTYIPGEGHNLQEHSVVLIRGGRVKDLPGVRYHIVRGALDSVGVSNRKQSRSKYGTKKGK from the coding sequence ATGCCCACGATTAATCAGCTTGTCCGGAAAGGACGCGAAAAAGTCAAAGAGCGCTCAAACGCTCCACACTTGGAAGAATGCCCACAAAAGCGCGGTGTGTGTACTCGTGTATATACAACGACTCCTAAAAAGCCGAACTCGGCTTTGAGAAAAGTTGCTCGTGTGCGCCTAACCAACGGTATGGAAGTAACCACTTACATCCCTGGTGAAGGCCATAATTTGCAGGAACACTCTGTGGTGCTTATCCGTGGCGGTCGAGTCAAGGATTTACCAGGTGTTCGTTATCACATTGTGCGTGGTGCGCTTGATTCAGTGGGCGTCAGCAATCGTAAGCAAAGCCGTTCTAAATACGGAACCAAGAAAGGTAAGTAG